A region of the Leishmania panamensis strain MHOM/PA/94/PSC-1 chromosome 21 sequence genome:
cttccacaCGTAGATGTCTTCCCTCGACCCACCTGCGCGCGTGTACGTGCCTCGACATAAGACTACCTGCCTGTGCATCTAATcattctcgctctctctctctcccaccgcTGTGGTTTTCTTTTTTACAACCCCGCGCTGGAGTTGACTTCAACACTACTCTTCTAACGCACCTCGACAGGTTCCAATGAAGCTCAATATCGCGTACCCCCGCAACGGGACGGTGAAGCAGTTCGAGATCTCGGACGAGGTGCTCCGccgcgtgcagctgcaggactACCGTCTCGGCAACGAGGTGGACGGCGCCATCTTTGGCGGAGAGTTCAAGGGCTACATCTTTCGCCTGCGCGGTGGCTCGGACAAGGATGGCTTCCCGATGGTCCCCGGTGTGCTTGCCTCCAGCCgtgtgtcgctgctggtgaagCGCGGCGCGATCGGCTTCAACACCTTCCGCGGCTACCAGGGTGAGCGTCGTCGCAAGAACGTTCGTGGCTGCGTGCTCGCGAGCGATATTGCGCTGGTGAACGTGACCATCTCCAAGGTCGGCGACCAGCCGATTGAGGGCGTGACGGACACCACTGCTCCCCGTCGTCTGGGCCCGAAGCGCGCGAGCAAGATCCGCAAGCTCTTCAACCTGTCCCGCACTGAAGATGTGCGCAGGTATGTGGTTCGCCGCCGTGTCCTCAAGAGCGGCAAGAAGGACCGGCTGAAGGCCCCAAAGGTCCAGCGCTTGATGACACCAAAGATCAAGGCCCGCCGTGCCAAGAAGGCCAAGGACGCCATTGCCAAGgtgcgcgcgtctgctgctgagcgCCGTGAGTACCTGCGCCTGATCGCTtcgcaccgccgtgcgctgcgccagcgcgaCCACTCcaagaagcacacgcacaaggtGCACACCCAGCGCGCCGAGGTAGCTGCATTCCAGAAGAAGTAGTT
Encoded here:
- the RPS6 gene encoding 40S ribosomal protein S6, putative (TriTrypDB/GeneDB-style sysID: LpmP.21.2100); translation: MKLNIAYPRNGTVKQFEISDEVLRRVQLQDYRLGNEVDGAIFGGEFKGYIFRLRGGSDKDGFPMVPGVLASSRVSLLVKRGAIGFNTFRGYQGERRRKNVRGCVLASDIALVNVTISKVGDQPIEGVTDTTAPRRLGPKRASKIRKLFNLSRTEDVRRYVVRRRVLKSGKKDRLKAPKVQRLMTPKIKARRAKKAKDAIAKVRASAAERREYLRLIASHRRALRQRDHSKKHTHKVHTQRAEVAAFQKK